The window GATCCGCTCGCCGAGCCGCTCGGTCAGGACGCGCCATCCCTCCCAATCCGATTCGGCCAGCCCGTCCTCTAACAGCCACACCGGGTAGCGTTCGACGATCTCGACGTAACGCTCGACCAGATCGGCGGTCGACAGCGCCTGCCCGGCGATGTGATAGCTGCCGCCGCGGTAGAACTCGCTCGATGCGGGGTCCATCGCCAGGGCCACCCCATCACGCCCGGCCCGGTACCCTGCGTCGCCGATTGCGGCCAGGAGAAACTCGAGAACCTCCTCGGGTGTCGTCAACGCCGGGGCGAACCCACCTTCGTCGCCCAGGCCGGTCGAGAACCCCTTACCGGCAAGGTTTCGGCGCAGCGCCGCGTAGATCTCGGCGCCGGCTCGGACCGCCTCGGCCACCGTCGGGGCACCGAGCGGAGCCACCATGAATTCCTGGAAGTCCAGGTCGTTAGGCGCGTGGACTCCGCCGTTGACCACGTTGAAGTGCGGCACCGGCAGTCGCGGCTCGCCGACCGACCCGGCGAACGTTCGCCACAGCGGGAGCCCGGCGGCCGAGGCCGCAGCCCGGGCGGCCGCCATGGACACGCCGACGATCGCGTTCGCCCCGAGCCGGGACTTGGTCTCGGTCCCGTCGAGTTCGACGAGG is drawn from Mycobacteriales bacterium and contains these coding sequences:
- the eno gene encoding phosphopyruvate hydratase; translation: MTITVRDLHAVEILDSRARPTLAVTLTPVDGPPVRAGVPAGASTGTREAVELRDGDPARYGGQGVLGAVGSVNGEIADALRGRSFPDQAAVDQLLVELDGTETKSRLGANAIVGVSMAAARAAASAAGLPLWRTFAGSVGEPRLPVPHFNVVNGGVHAPNDLDFQEFMVAPLGAPTVAEAVRAGAEIYAALRRNLAGKGFSTGLGDEGGFAPALTTPEEVLEFLLAAIGDAGYRAGRDGVALAMDPASSEFYRGGSYHIAGQALSTADLVERYVEIVERYPVWLLEDGLAESDWEGWRVLTERLGERIELVGDDIFCTNPTIIAEAISSGVGNACLIKVNQIGTVTEALTAMRTCREAGWAQFVSHRSGETEDSFIADLAVGTGCGQMKTGAPARGERVAKYNRLIEIEDTERLAYGLA